The Flavobacterium johnsoniae genomic sequence TTAAAAGTGTAATAAAGAAAATTGCAACAACTGGTTTATTCAAACTTTCGCGAGTTGCATTTAAATCTCCAACACGTTTCAAGAACGGACGAACGATTTTCAGCATTACAATTACATACAGAATCGCTAAACCAATAACATATAACGAACTTGTAAACGAACCCGCTTTTACAATGGCAATTACAACTGCCAAAATACACCAAGCCGTAATATCATCGGCAGCGGCGCAAGTAATGGCGATAGTTCCGAGTTTTGTTTTCTGCATTCCTCTTTCCTGAACAATTCTAGCCAAAACCGGAAAAGCAGTAATACTCATGGCAATTCCCATAAATAATCCGAAAGAAGAAAATTCAACACCAATTGGGGCAAAAGTGTGGTATATAAAATAAGCTAAACTTAATCCTAATGCAAAAGGAATAACAATACTCGCGTGACTAATAACAACAGCATCATGCGCTTTGTTTTTTAGCACTTTAAGATCCAATTCCATTCCGATAACGAACATGAAAAGAATTAAACCAATCTGGCTTAAAAACTGTAAGTTCCCTAAAGATTCTTTTGGAAATAAAGCGGAAGAAAATTCAGGAAAATACATTCCGACCAAAGATGGGCCTAGAACAATCCCTGCAATCATTTCTCCGATTACAGACGGCTGACCGATTTTTCTGAAAAACCATCCAAATAAACGGGCAACTAAAATAATGGTTACAATCTGCGCCAATAAAATGGCTAAAGGATGCTGTAAATTATGAACCATAGAATCCAGAAAATCATTCCAATGGTTGCTTTCGATTTGTTTTTTAACGATGTTTCGTCCCGCTTCTAATGCGACACCTTTTGAAATTACCCAATAAATCAGCGCTGTAAAACCGCCAATAATTGTAATGTAAAATACAGAGTTTTTAATGTTATTCATAACTCGTTCTTTTGATTTATTGCCGCAAATATCAGAACTGAGTTTTAAGTGAAGAAGCAAATTTCCAGCTAATTTTCAATGTATGTAACAAGTCGGAAAAACTTTGTAATAAGTTATAATTTCACCTTTTTCAAAAAATCAGAACGATAAGTTTCGCTCAGAATTAGAGCCGTATTTTTATTGTTTTCTTCTAAATGATGAAGCACAATTTCGTTATGGTTAAAGAATTTTATTGCCTTTACCGCGACTATTTCTTTCTTGTTGATTCTACAGAAATCGGCATCGGGCAATTCTTTTAAAAGTGTGTCGAATTTTACATTTTTCAAATTCAGAAAACTTCCGTCTGCCAATAAAACTGTTTTATCTCGGCTATCACTTGCTGCTGTTGTGATGTATTGGATTTTATTGAAATACAAAAGCGTCTTCCCTTTATCTGTATTCAATTGAATAAACTTTTTAGAATTATCCGATTTATCAAAACGTTCAAAAGCTTTCGTAATCGCTTTTTGAAGACGCTCCAGTTTTACAGGTTTTGTGATATAATCAACCGCATCAATATTAAAAGCATCGGCGGCATAATCTTTATAAGCCGTGCAGAAAATCACCAGTTTATTGTCCAGCATTTCAGCCAAATGCAAACCATCCATTCCTGGCATTTCGATATCAGAAATTAAGAGATCAAAATCCAGTTCGGGAATATCAGACAAAAGTTTCTGCGGATTGTTAAATGTCTTTACAATTTCCAGTTCCGGAATTTGCTCGCAAAGCATTTTTAGGTAAGTCAATCCCGGAAGCTCATCGTCCAGAAGCAAGCATTTCAGTTTTGTATTCAAGTAAATCTATTTTTAAATGTGCAATATAAATGTCGTTTTCTACAAACTTATCGAGTTTAAAATTATTCTTGTAGATAATTCGCAGTCGATGTTCTAAAGTCGCGTGTCCGAAACCGCTTCGCTCCTTTTTTAATACTTTTTTATCGGAGATTTTATTAGAAACCGTCATAAAAAAAGCATTGTCTTTAAACTCAAAAACAACCGAAATAAAAGCGTCGGCACTTTGAAGATCGGCATGTTTAAAAGCATTTTCGATTAAATCAATAGAAATCAAAGGCGCCAACAAAGGCTGATCGTATAATTTATCGTCTTCGTTAATATTGGTTTTGATTTTTAATTCAAAAAGCGGACTTATTTTTATTTTATTGATTTCGATTAAATTCAGTGCAAAATTGATTTCTTCTTTTGCCGTTACGAATTTCTTTTTGCTTTCGTATAAAATATAATCCAGAACATTTGCCAGTTTATCTAGCGCAAAATAAGTTTGATAAGCATGCGATTGAATCGAATTTAAAATATTTTTAAACAAATGCGGATTCAGTTTCGATTCTAAATTTTCCAGCTGCAGATCGTTTACTTTAGATTCTAAAGCATAAAAACTTTTCTCTGCATCATCTTTCGCTTTTTTGATTTGCATTAATTGATAAATCATAAAACAAATGATAATGATGAGCAATAGCAGAATTGCTAGGAAAATAAAAGTTGTTGTATTGTTTTGCTGCATAAAACTGTTTTGAATTATTTGTATGATATCAATTGTAGTTTTCAAAAGATTTCAGTACAAATATGAGAAAAGCTACTCATTCTATAACAAAAACTAACAAAATTCTCACAACAGAACCTCGTTCAGAGATGTGTTAACATTAAGTAAAATACAA encodes the following:
- a CDS encoding LytR/AlgR family response regulator transcription factor gives rise to the protein MNTKLKCLLLDDELPGLTYLKMLCEQIPELEIVKTFNNPQKLLSDIPELDFDLLISDIEMPGMDGLHLAEMLDNKLVIFCTAYKDYAADAFNIDAVDYITKPVKLERLQKAITKAFERFDKSDNSKKFIQLNTDKGKTLLYFNKIQYITTAASDSRDKTVLLADGSFLNLKNVKFDTLLKELPDADFCRINKKEIVAVKAIKFFNHNEIVLHHLEENNKNTALILSETYRSDFLKKVKL
- a CDS encoding sensor histidine kinase, with protein sequence MQQNNTTTFIFLAILLLLIIIICFMIYQLMQIKKAKDDAEKSFYALESKVNDLQLENLESKLNPHLFKNILNSIQSHAYQTYFALDKLANVLDYILYESKKKFVTAKEEINFALNLIEINKIKISPLFELKIKTNINEDDKLYDQPLLAPLISIDLIENAFKHADLQSADAFISVVFEFKDNAFFMTVSNKISDKKVLKKERSGFGHATLEHRLRIIYKNNFKLDKFVENDIYIAHLKIDLLEYKTEMLASGR